The Deinococcus hopiensis KR-140 sequence GGTCTGTGGGACCGACGAACCGCACAGCCACCCTCTCGCCCGACGTGGAGCGGCCCGAGTTCCGCAACGTGACCTTCGACGATCTGGTGGCGGCTTACGTAGAGCAGGTGGAAGGGCTGATTGCGGGCGGCGCGGACCTAATTCTGATTGAGACGGTGTTCGATACGCTGAACGCGAAAGCGGCCCTCTTCGCCTGTGAGGAAGCCTTCGTCAGCACGGGCAAGGCGCTGCCCATCATGCTGTCGGGCACCATCACCGACGCTTCTGGGCGGACGCTAAGCGGGCAGACGCCCGAAGCGTTCGTTATCAGCACCGAGCACGCGAACCTCTTCAGTGTGGGCCTGAACTGTGCGCTGGGTGCGGACCTGCTGCGGCCCCACCTGCGCGCCATCGCGGCGAACGCGGAGACATTGGTGTCGGTTCATCCCAACGCGGGCCTGCCCAATGCCTTCGGGGAGTACGACGAGACGCCCGAATATACGGCGGCGGTGCTGCGCTCCTTTGCCGAGGAAGGGCTGGTCAACATCGTGGGCGGCTGTTGCGGCACCACGCCCGAACATATTCGCGCGATTGTGGACGCTATGGCGGGGCTGCCTCCTCGCACGACCCCCACACTTCCGCCCTACCTGCGCCTCAGCGGGCTGGAAGCGTTTACCGTCACGCCGGAAACCAACTTCGTGAACGTGGGCGAGCGGACCAACGTGACGGGCAGCCCGAAGTTTTCCAAGGCTATCCTCGCGGGCGACTACGACGCAGGGCTGAAAATTGCTCGGCAACAGGTGCAAAACGGCGCGCAACTCGTGGACGTGAACTTCGACGAGGGCATGCTGGACGGTGAGGCCGCGATGGTCAAGTTTCTGAACCTCCTCGCCGGAGAACCCGACATCTCGCGCGTGCCGCTGATGCTCGATTCCTCCAAGTGGGAGATTCTGGAAGCGGGCCTCAAGCGGGTGCAGGGCAAGGCCGTGGTGAACTCAATTTCCCTCAAGGACGGGGAAGCGACGTTTCTGGAGCGGGCGCGGCTGCTGCGGCGCTACGGAGCAGCCGCGGTGGTCATGGCCTTCGATGAGCACGGCCAGGCGGACAATCTGGAGCGCCGCCAGGAAATCACCGCCCGCGCCTACCGCCTGCTGACCCAGGAAGCGGGTTTTGCGCCCCAGGACATCATCTTCGATCCCAACGTGTTGACCGTGGCGACAGGCATGGAAGAGCACGACCGCTACGCGCTGGACTTTATCGAGGCCACGCGCTGGATCAAGGCCAGTCTGCCGGGAGCACTGGTGTCGGGCGGGATTTCCAACGTCTCCTTCTCCTTCCGCGGCAACAACCATGTGCGCGAGGCGATGCACGCCGTCTTCCTGTACCACGCCATCCGCGCCGGTCTGGACATGGGCATCGTGAATGCGGGGATGCTCGCCGTCTACGAGGACATCGAGCCCGAACTGCGCGAGGCCGTGGAGGACGTGATCCTGGCCCGCAGGTCCGATGCCACAGAACGCCTGATCACGCTGGCCGAGAGCTACAAGAGCGTGAAGCGCGAGGCGACCGCCCAGAGCGCGTGGCGTGACCAACCCGTCGCCGATCGCCTGAAGCACGCCCTCGTATCGGGCATTACCGATCACGTGGTAGAGGACGCCGAGGAAGCCTATCAACTCCTCGGCTCGCCGCTGGCCGTAATCGAGGGCCCACTGATGGACGGCATGAACGTGGTGGGGGACCTTTTCGGGGCCGGAAAGATGTTCCTGCCGCAGGTGGTCAAGTCCGCGCGGGTGATGAAGCGGGCGGTGGCGCACCTCACCCCCTACCTGGAAGCCCAGAAAGCGGCGGGCGAGGGCGGCGGCAAGGGCAAGGTTTTGCTGGCCACGGTGAAGGGCGACGTCCACGACATCGGCAAGAACATCGTGGGCGTGGTGCTGGCCTGCAACGGCTATGAGGTCACGGATCTGGGCGTGATGGTGCCCACCGAGAAGATTCTGGACACGGCGCGCGAGATGAACGCGGACGTGATTGGACTGTCGGGCCTGATTACCCCCAGCCTCGACGAGATGGTGAACGTGGCCCGCGAGATGACGCGGCGGGGCGTGAAAACCCCGCTGCTGATTGGCGGCGCGACGACCAGCCGGGCGCACACAGCGGTCAAGATCGACCCGGCATACGACGGCGTGGTGGTCCACGTGCTGGACGCCAGCCGCGCGGTCGGCGTGGTGAACGATCTGCTGACGCAACCGGAAGTGTTGCGTGAGCGTACCCGTACCGAATACGCCGCCCTGCGCGCACGCCACGGCGAGCGTCAAGTCCGGTTGATTCCCCTGGCCGAGGCGCGCGCCCGTGCCCCCCGCCTCTCCCCCGCCCTGCCGCCTGCCCCCCGCGAGCCGGGCCGCCAGGTCATCGAACAGCCCATCGCAGGACTGCTGGACTACATCGACTGGACGCCCTTCTTCATCGCCTGGGAGATGAAGGGGATTTACCCCAACATTCTGACTGATCCCCTGCGCGGCCCGGAAGCGCGGCGGCTCTTCGACGATGCCCAGACCCTGCTGCGGCGCGCCGTGGACGAGGGGCTACTCACGGCACGCGGCGTGATCGGCCTGTGGCCCGCGCGGCGGGAAGGGGACGACATCGTGGTGGAACCGGCGGAACACACCGACACCCTGGACCACGAGACGCACGAACTGGCGGCGGGGCGGCTGCATTCACCGCAAGTCGCCCGCCTCCACACCCTGCGGCAGCAGCGGGACCAGCCCACGCCCAACACAGCACTGGCCGACTTTGTCGCCCTACGCGGTGATCACGTTGGGGCTTTCGCCGTCGCCATCCACGGCGCGGAAGAGCTGGCGCGGGCGTTCGAGGCCGAACACGACGATTACAGCGCCATCATGATCAAGGCGCTGGCGGACCGACTGGCCGAAGCCTTCGCTGAAAAGCTCCACCGTGACGTGCGCGTGCGCCACTGGGGCTACGCACCGGAAGAGGCGCTGGGCAACGACGACCTGATCAAGGAGCGCTACGCCGGCATTCGCCCCGCCCCCGGTTATCCGGCCCAGCCCGACCACACCGAGAAGCGAACGCTGTTTCAGTTGCTGGGGGCCGAAGACGTGGGCCTCTCACTCACCGAATCCTGCGCCATGTCCCCCGCCGCTGCCGTCTCCGGCCTGTACTTCGCCCACCCCGAGGCCCGCTACTTCGCGGTGGGCCGCATTGGCCGCGATCAGGTGGAGGAATACGCGGCGCGCAAGGGCTGGACGCTTTCGGTTGCGGAGCGGTGGCTGGGACCAATGCTGGCGTATGACGCGGCGCAGGTGGCAGAGCGCCAGGAGCAGAAGGCAAAGAGCGAAGTTCCCCCCAAGCCCTCTGCGCTCGGCGCTCCGCCCTCTGCGTCCGCCGTGGGCGGTGGGCAATGACCCGCGTTTCCATTGAGCTCGTCCCCCGCAGCCGCTCAGGCCTGCGCGCCGAATTGGAGGCAGTGGGGCGGCACCTGCCGGGTGTGGATACCGTCAACGTGGTGGACCTGACGCGCTACTCGACGCGCTCCTGGCACGGCTGCGCGCTGGCTCGCCCCCACCACCGCGCGATTCCCCACATACGTGCCGTCGATCTCAATCCCGCTGAGCCTCTGCCCATGGTGGAGGTGCTGGAAGCGTCTGGCATTGATGAGGTGCTGATAATCACCGGAGACGCCCCCGCGGACATGAGCGCCAAGGTGTACGACGTAGACGCTATCCGGGCCATCCGCCGGTTTCGCCGGGAAGCGCCGCACATCAAGGTATACGCGGGCCTGGACCCCTACCGCCAGAGCTTTGCCCGCGAACGCGATTACCTGGAGCGCAAACTGGAGGCCGGAGCAGTGGGCTTTTTCACCCAGCCCTTCTTCGACCTCCGTCTGATGGACGCCTACGCCGACCTGATCCCGGAACATGCCGAGATGTGGTGGGGCGCAACCACGGTCCTCACACCCAGTTCGCTGAATTACTGGCGTGCCAGGAACCACGCGGTCTTTCCCCGCTCGTTCGAGCCGACTTTGGAGTGGAACCGTACCTTCGCTGCCCAGACCCTCGCCTTTGCCCGCGAGCGCAGTCACCACGCCTATTTCATGCCCGTGAAGGCCGACGCGAGGGAGTATCTGGAGGGGATCGTTTAGCCGATTTACTCAGGAAAATGCCGTCTACGCCAAATGCCGTAAAACGTAAAGCCAGAACAAATCGCCTGCCCAGGCGCTGATAAATTACGGCCATCTCAGCGACAGGAGGTCAACCACTTGAGTAAATCTGACGCGCATACCTCCCCGACCACCGGGGTTCGGTCCTAACCAAAGTCCTTTCGGGGGCAGGCCAGAGCAATCTGGCCTGCCCTCTTTCTTTGTTCCTACCAAGAAGGCCCTCTGCTAGCTGTTGTCCACCACCACCGTGAAGCCCTTGCTCGCCTTGCCGCCTGCGGGCACATCCACCCGCAGTTCGGCCTGGGCCTGGTTCTGACGGGCAGGAGCCGCATCGATGACGATGCGTCGGCCCCCCACCGTTTCCGTCACTTCGGCCCGGACAGGGCGGTCCTTGCTGCTCTCGAACGTGTAGGTGACCTTGTACGTCGTCTTGACCACGTTGCCCTTGCTGTCCTTCTCGCTGCCCACAAGTTGCGCGGTGCGGCTGTAGCGCACGTCGGGATCGTTGCCCAGGGAGAACTCGACCTCCGCGCCCTTGGCCGTCTCGGAGACGTTCGTCTGGCCCACGATGCGGCCTTCCTCGCGCACCGTCAGGGGACCGCCGGGCAGGCGCTCGCCGGCCTTGAAGCGGTAGAAGCGGCTCATGGTGCCCGACGCGTTCTGGGGCGTGAAATAGGTGTTGAGGCCCGCGTACCGCTCGAAGGAGGTCAGCTTGGGCGTGATGAAGGGCAGCGTAACCACCGCGTTGGCGGGCAGGGTAAACGGCGTGGAGAGGGCGTAACGGTAGAGGCCGCGCAGCTCGCCCAGGGAGTTGATTTTGGGGGCTGAAGTGGCGAAACCCGCCGCGTCTGCAGCTTCCGCCCGCACCAGCGGCATGGGGACAGGCTGCGGCGAACCCTGCACGTCCACATCCCCCGCGTACAATTCTGTGCCCTTCACGTCGTAGGGCAGCTCGGTGCCGTTGCGGATATCCGCCAGGGCCGAGAGCTGCGCCCCTCCCGTACTGGCCTTCAGCGTGTAGCGCGGGGACCACGTAACGGCGCGGGTGAGGTACGACAGGGTGCCCGCGCCCGCCTGCGGCAGCGTGAAGGTGAGGCTCTGCACCGGCGACTGCGGATTGACGGGCGGCAGCACATCGAAGCTGAGGTCCTCAAAGCGTACGGTGCGGTAGCGCCCGGCAGCGTCTTTGACGAGCAGATCACGTGCCCGCACCAGCGTCACCGCTTCGGCCCCTTCGCCCTCGCGCCTCAGGTACACCGCCTTGCCCTCCAGCGAGGCGAGCCAGGTGGCTTCCAGCCGCTGCACCGCGCTGGAAAAGGCCAGCCCATCCAGATCCAGTGTGCCCGGAATAATACCCGCCCATGCGGCTTCCGGCAAAGTCACGGTGAGGGTAGTGCCGCTCGCCCGCACCGGCTCGCGCACCTCGGCGAAGCTGGGGTAAATCCGCAAGTCCGCCGCCGAAGCCGTGCCGAGGGCCAGGACGAACGCTGCCGTCAGAAATCTCTTCATGGCTGCCAGCTTGCGCCCGGGTTGCTGATGAAGTGTGAGAGTCACACCTTTCGTCAGAGGTCCGTCAGACACAGCAAAAAGCCCCCGTATGAAGCGGGGGCTTTCCGACTGCGGGGGGTTGATCGCCAGCGAACGGCCGCCTAAAGAATGTCGTCCCGGATGCACGCCTTGAAGTGCCCCGGCGCGACCTCGCGCAACTCGGGCACAATACGGGCGCAGTCGTCCACGGCATATCGGCAGCGGGTGCGGAAGACGCAGCCACTGGGCGGATTGATCGGGCTGGGAATGTCGCCTTCCAGAATGATGCGCTGGCGCTTGACCGTAGGATCGGGAATGGGCGCGGCCGAAAGCAGCGCTTCGGTGTAGGGGTGCTTGGGGTTGTTGTTCAGCTCGCGGCTGGGCGCGATTTCCATCACGCGGCCCAGATACATCACGATGATGCGGTCGCAGATGTACTCCACCACCGCGAGGTCGTGCGCGATGAACAGCACCGTCAGGCCCAGTTCTTCCTGCAGGTCCTGCAGCAGGTTCACCACCTGCGCCTGAATGGACACGTCCAGCGCCGAGACCGGCTCGTCGGCCACAATAAAGGAGGGATCCACCGCCAGCGCGCGCGCAATGCCGATGCGCTGACGCTGCCCCCCAGAAAACTCGTGCGGGTAGCGGCGCATGTGCTCGGGGCGCAGACCCACCTTTTCCAGCAGCTCGGCGATGCGCTCCACGCGCGCCTTACCGGGGTGCAGATTATGAATCTGCATGGCCTCGCCGATGATGTCGCTGACCGTCATGCGCGGGTTGAGCGAAGCGAAGGGGTCCTGGAAGATGATCTGCATCTCCCGGCGGTAGTCGCGCATCTGGCCCTTGGAGAGCTTGGTGATGTCGGTGCCGTTGAAGATCACCTGCCCCCCCGTGGGCTCGATCAGGCGCAGGATGGCGCGCCCGGCCGTGGTCTTGCCCGAGCCGGATTCACCCACCAGGCCCACCACTTCGCCCTTGGCGAGTTTGAAGGACACGTCGTTGACGGCCTTCACATTGCCCACCACCCTGGACAGCAGTCCGCCCCGGATAGGGAAGAACTTCTCCAGGTTTTGTACGTCCAGCAGCGTCTCGCCCATCGGGGCGGTCATGCGCCCCGGAGCGGCTGCCGTTCTCGTCACTGCCGTCATGCGGTCACCTCGTGCTGGGCCATCTCGAACTCCTGCCAGCGGATACAACGCGCCGTATGGCCGCCGCCCGTATCAAACAGCGGGGGCACGGCCTCGCGGCACGCCTCGACCGCGAACTTACACCGGGGCTCAAAGGAGCAGCCCTGCGGCAGGTTCAGCGGGTTGGGCACGTTGCCGGGAATGGCCTCCAGACGCTGCTTGGGTTGCCCGGGCTCGCGGACGTGCTCGCCGGGGCGGGGAATAGAGTTGAGCAGCCCCATGGTGTAGGGGTGGCGGGGCGCCTTGAAAATCTCCACCACGTCGCCCTCCTCCACCACGCGCCCGCCGTACATCACGACCACGCGGTCCGCCATCTCGGCCACCACACCGAGGTTGTGGGTAATAAAGAGGATGCTCATACCGATCTCGCGCTGGAGTTTGCGCATCAGGTCCAGAATCTGGGCCTGGATGGTCACGTCAAGCGCTGTGGTGGGCTCGTCGGCAATCAAGAGGGCCGGGTTACACGAGAGGGCCATGGCGATCATGACGCGCTGGCGCATGCCGCCCGACATCTGGTGCGGGTACTCGTGAACACGCTTTTCGGGCGCGGGGATGCCGACGAGGCGCAGCATCTCGGTCGCCACACCCATGGCGTCCTTTTTGTTCTTGCCCTGGTGGAGCATGACGGCCTCGGCGATCTGGTCGCCGACCGTATACACCGGGTTCAGGCTGGTCATGGGCTCCTGGAAGATCATCGAGATATCGTTGCCGCGAATGCGGCGCATCTCGGCTTCCGGCAGGGTCACCAGGTTCTTCTGCTTGCCGTCCTTGCCGGTGAACAGGACCTCACCGTCCACGATCTGGCCAGGCGGCATGGGAATCAGGCGCATGATGCTGAGGCTGGTCACGCTCTTGCCTGAGCCGGATTCGCCCACCACGGCGAGCGTTTCGCCCTTGTTGAGGTGGAAGGTCACGCCGTCCACGCTTTTTACCACGCCGTCGTCGGTGTTGAAGTAGGTCTTCAACCCGTTGACGGCGAGCAGTACCTCACCCTGATGGGTCATCTTTCCTCCATATGCTGCTGACTGCGGAACACGCGCTCCATCATACAAGGCCGGTTGTGTGGACAGGTCACGTTCCTGGCCTCCACCCCCATTTCGGCCCGGCCTGCCCTCCATGCTGGACAGACCGGGCGGGAGCCGGACTCAGCGGCGGCGGCGCGGATCGAAGGCGTCGCGCAGGCCGTCGCCCACAAACTGCCAGCCCAGCACGGCCAACATGATAAACACACCGGGAATCAGGGTCCAGGGCCGGGCATCGAGGCTCTCGAAGCCGCCCTTCTGCGCCAGACCCAGCAGGCTTCCCCAGGACGCGTACGGCTCCACGATGCCGATACCGATAAAGCTCAGGCCGCTCTCGCCCAGGATGAAGCCGG is a genomic window containing:
- the metH gene encoding methionine synthase — its product is MAANTNDIRAHANERILVLDGAWGTMLQRAELTEGDFRWDGADPLRMYRGNFDLLQLTRPAVIRDVHRAYFEAGADIASTNTFNSTTISQADYGTEHLARAMNEAGARLAREVADEFTARDGRPRWVAGSVGPTNRTATLSPDVERPEFRNVTFDDLVAAYVEQVEGLIAGGADLILIETVFDTLNAKAALFACEEAFVSTGKALPIMLSGTITDASGRTLSGQTPEAFVISTEHANLFSVGLNCALGADLLRPHLRAIAANAETLVSVHPNAGLPNAFGEYDETPEYTAAVLRSFAEEGLVNIVGGCCGTTPEHIRAIVDAMAGLPPRTTPTLPPYLRLSGLEAFTVTPETNFVNVGERTNVTGSPKFSKAILAGDYDAGLKIARQQVQNGAQLVDVNFDEGMLDGEAAMVKFLNLLAGEPDISRVPLMLDSSKWEILEAGLKRVQGKAVVNSISLKDGEATFLERARLLRRYGAAAVVMAFDEHGQADNLERRQEITARAYRLLTQEAGFAPQDIIFDPNVLTVATGMEEHDRYALDFIEATRWIKASLPGALVSGGISNVSFSFRGNNHVREAMHAVFLYHAIRAGLDMGIVNAGMLAVYEDIEPELREAVEDVILARRSDATERLITLAESYKSVKREATAQSAWRDQPVADRLKHALVSGITDHVVEDAEEAYQLLGSPLAVIEGPLMDGMNVVGDLFGAGKMFLPQVVKSARVMKRAVAHLTPYLEAQKAAGEGGGKGKVLLATVKGDVHDIGKNIVGVVLACNGYEVTDLGVMVPTEKILDTAREMNADVIGLSGLITPSLDEMVNVAREMTRRGVKTPLLIGGATTSRAHTAVKIDPAYDGVVVHVLDASRAVGVVNDLLTQPEVLRERTRTEYAALRARHGERQVRLIPLAEARARAPRLSPALPPAPREPGRQVIEQPIAGLLDYIDWTPFFIAWEMKGIYPNILTDPLRGPEARRLFDDAQTLLRRAVDEGLLTARGVIGLWPARREGDDIVVEPAEHTDTLDHETHELAAGRLHSPQVARLHTLRQQRDQPTPNTALADFVALRGDHVGAFAVAIHGAEELARAFEAEHDDYSAIMIKALADRLAEAFAEKLHRDVRVRHWGYAPEEALGNDDLIKERYAGIRPAPGYPAQPDHTEKRTLFQLLGAEDVGLSLTESCAMSPAAAVSGLYFAHPEARYFAVGRIGRDQVEEYAARKGWTLSVAERWLGPMLAYDAAQVAERQEQKAKSEVPPKPSALGAPPSASAVGGGQ
- a CDS encoding methylenetetrahydrofolate reductase; protein product: MTRVSIELVPRSRSGLRAELEAVGRHLPGVDTVNVVDLTRYSTRSWHGCALARPHHRAIPHIRAVDLNPAEPLPMVEVLEASGIDEVLIITGDAPADMSAKVYDVDAIRAIRRFRREAPHIKVYAGLDPYRQSFARERDYLERKLEAGAVGFFTQPFFDLRLMDAYADLIPEHAEMWWGATTVLTPSSLNYWRARNHAVFPRSFEPTLEWNRTFAAQTLAFARERSHHAYFMPVKADAREYLEGIV
- a CDS encoding DUF4139 domain-containing protein, whose translation is MKRFLTAAFVLALGTASAADLRIYPSFAEVREPVRASGTTLTVTLPEAAWAGIIPGTLDLDGLAFSSAVQRLEATWLASLEGKAVYLRREGEGAEAVTLVRARDLLVKDAAGRYRTVRFEDLSFDVLPPVNPQSPVQSLTFTLPQAGAGTLSYLTRAVTWSPRYTLKASTGGAQLSALADIRNGTELPYDVKGTELYAGDVDVQGSPQPVPMPLVRAEAADAAGFATSAPKINSLGELRGLYRYALSTPFTLPANAVVTLPFITPKLTSFERYAGLNTYFTPQNASGTMSRFYRFKAGERLPGGPLTVREEGRIVGQTNVSETAKGAEVEFSLGNDPDVRYSRTAQLVGSEKDSKGNVVKTTYKVTYTFESSKDRPVRAEVTETVGGRRIVIDAAPARQNQAQAELRVDVPAGGKASKGFTVVVDNS
- a CDS encoding ABC transporter ATP-binding protein → MTAVTRTAAAPGRMTAPMGETLLDVQNLEKFFPIRGGLLSRVVGNVKAVNDVSFKLAKGEVVGLVGESGSGKTTAGRAILRLIEPTGGQVIFNGTDITKLSKGQMRDYRREMQIIFQDPFASLNPRMTVSDIIGEAMQIHNLHPGKARVERIAELLEKVGLRPEHMRRYPHEFSGGQRQRIGIARALAVDPSFIVADEPVSALDVSIQAQVVNLLQDLQEELGLTVLFIAHDLAVVEYICDRIIVMYLGRVMEIAPSRELNNNPKHPYTEALLSAAPIPDPTVKRQRIILEGDIPSPINPPSGCVFRTRCRYAVDDCARIVPELREVAPGHFKACIRDDIL
- a CDS encoding ABC transporter ATP-binding protein; the encoded protein is MTHQGEVLLAVNGLKTYFNTDDGVVKSVDGVTFHLNKGETLAVVGESGSGKSVTSLSIMRLIPMPPGQIVDGEVLFTGKDGKQKNLVTLPEAEMRRIRGNDISMIFQEPMTSLNPVYTVGDQIAEAVMLHQGKNKKDAMGVATEMLRLVGIPAPEKRVHEYPHQMSGGMRQRVMIAMALSCNPALLIADEPTTALDVTIQAQILDLMRKLQREIGMSILFITHNLGVVAEMADRVVVMYGGRVVEEGDVVEIFKAPRHPYTMGLLNSIPRPGEHVREPGQPKQRLEAIPGNVPNPLNLPQGCSFEPRCKFAVEACREAVPPLFDTGGGHTARCIRWQEFEMAQHEVTA